Genomic DNA from Opitutaceae bacterium:
TTGCGGGCATCATGGACGATTGAAAGGATCTCCTGCATCCGGCCCAGCGCAAAGACGGGAATGAGATACGATCCCCCGCGCTGGATTGTGTCGTTGATGCTGTCGATGAGGCGCCCTAATTCGCGCACGCGTCCCTTGTCAAGCGGGCGCTCCGTGGCGCCGCGCGTTGTCTCCATGACCAGCGTGTCAAAACGACCGGCCGGGAACTTGGCGCCTGAGAGCGTGCGCTGGTCCTCGAAGAGAACGTCGCCCGTGATGAAGATTCCGCGATGCTTGTGATGGATCTCGACGCCGGCCGCTCCCACGACATGCCCGGCCGGGTGAAGGATCACCTCGATCTCGTCCTTGTTTCCCCGGAAGCGTTTAGCCTGTCCGAACGGAATTGGCGTGAAGCGCTTGCTCAGGCGGTCGATCTCCGCGTGCGTGAAAAGGGGCAGATCGGGAAGCTGCAACTCCTCCTTCTGACGGGTCATCACGCTTGCCGAGTTGTGCAGCATGCGCTCAATGAGCATGCGGCTTGCGGTTGAAAGAATCACGGGCGTATCGGGGTGTTCCCGCATGACCAAGGGGAGGCTTCCGATGTGATCGAGGTGGCAGTGGGTGACAATGATGAGATCGAGCGAGACTCCCCTGAGTTTGCCCAGATCCGGAGTTGCAGCCCGGCCGGCGTGTTTCGGGTGCATGCCGCAGTCCACGAGGATGCGCAGATCGCCAAGGCGGAGGAAGAGCGAGTTTGCACCGATTCCGCCTTCGCGGTTCAGGTCGATGAGATTCATTTACGGATCGGTCAGAGAGACGGAGCCCGGGGGAACGTGCAAGCGCAACCTTTTGGGGTCATTTCGCGGAGATGCACGGATCAGCGTGATGGAATCGCCATGGCGAACGGGGGGAGAACGACATGGATTCTTGCGCCCGTCTCATCGACGCCGTGGAAGCTTCCATGGACCTGCGCGTTCTCATTTGTCAGGTGATAGCTGTTGTAGCTGAACGCCTCGCCGGGAACCAGTCGCGGCGTTTCGCCCACGATCTTGTCGCCCTCGATCACCGCCCGGCGTCCGTCCTCGTATTCAAGCACCCATTTGCGTCCGAGCAGGGTGATGGTGTGGGGGGATCCGTTCTGGATGGTGATGTAGTAGATGAACGCGTGGCGCTTGTCCGGCGGCGCGCAGATTCCACCGTGATGGTAGATCAGCTTGTCAAGTTGGGCGGTCAGGCCCGGGATGGGAGCGGAAGCGGACACGGTGGAACGAAGACCGGGGAGTGTAGGCGTGGTTCGGGATTACGCAATGCCACGTCGTCAGACGCGGTTTGGAGCCGCATTGTGTTCCGGCTTGCCGGATACCGCGGGGAAGCGCAAAAAGCCCTTCTCTATGGAAAAACTGGCGCTGCTTTCGGTGAGCGACAAACAAGGCCTGGCGGAATTTGCAACCGCATTGGTTCGCAAGCATGGCTATCGCCTGCTTTCGACGGGTGGAACCGCGAAGCTGCTGGGCGCCCAGGGACTGCCCGTCACCGAGGTGGGGACGCACACGGGGTTTCCCGAGATCATGGAGGGCCGTGTCAAGACGCTGCATCCAAAGATTCACGGCGGTTTGCTTTGCAGGCGCGACAAGGAGGACCATCTCGCCCAGGCGAAGGCCAACGGGATCGCGTTGATCGATCTGGTGGTGGTGAACCTGTATCCCTTTGAAGCGACGGTTGCGAAACCGGATGTCGAATTTGAAGAAGCGATCGAGAACATCGACATTGGCGGGCCGTCCATGCTGCGCAGCGCGGCCAAGAATCAGGCGAGCGTCACGGTGGTGTGCGATCCAGGTGACTACACGCGGGTGCTCGAGGCGATGGATTCGCCGACGAAACTCGCTGCTTTGCGGCGGGAGCTGGCGCTGAAGGTGTTTCAGCGAACGGCGGCCTATGATGCGGCGATCGCCCGCTATCTCGAGGCGCAGGCTGCGGAACCCGACATCCATGCGTTGAGCGGGCTTCCGGCGCGGTTTTCCATCGGCTTTGACAAGGCCCAGGCGCTTCGATACGGGGAGAATCCGCACCAGAAGGCCGCGCTCTACGGCACGTTTCACGATCATTTCCAGCAACTGCAGGGCAGGGAACTCAGCTACAACAACATTCTGGACATCACGTCCGCCACCTACCTCATCGGTGAATTCGAGCGTCCCACCGTCGCGATTCTGAAACACACGAATCCCTGTGGAGTCGCCAGTGCGGAGGTGCTGATCGATGCCTGGAACAAGGCCTACGCGACGGACCGGCAGGCTCCGTTTGGAGGCATCATCATCGTGAATCGGACGCTTGACGGCGCCGTGGCGAAGGCGATCTCCGACATCTTCACCGAAGTCATCATAGCGCCGCGTTTTGACGACGATGCGCTCGCGATCCTTGGGAAAAAGAAAAACCTCCGGCTGATGGTCGCAAAGGGCGGCCTTGGCGCCGATGCGCTCCAGGAGATCCGATCGGTTGTTGGAGGAATACTGGTGCAGGATCGTGACCGTCGCATGGAAAAAGGCGCTGATTTCAAGGTGGTGACAAGCCGCGAGCCCACGCCGGAGGAATGGGATTCAATGATCTTCGGCTGGAAGGTGTGCAAGCACGTCAAGTCGAACGCGATCGTCTACGCGCGCGGCGAGCAGACCCTCGGAGTGGGGGCGGGGCAGATGGCGCGCGTGGACAGCTCCCGCATCGCGGTCTGGAAAGCCGGCGAGGCGGGGCTCGACTTGAAGGGATCGGTTGTGGCCAGTGAGGCGCTCTTTCCATTCGCGGACGGCCTGATCGCCGCCGCCGATGCGGGGGCGACCAGCGCGATTCAGCCGGGTGGTTCCGTGCGCGACGAGGAAGTGATAAAGGCCGCCAATGACCGGGGAATGGCCATGGTCTTTACGGGCGTCCGTCACTTCCGGCATTGATCGATCAGAGGCTTGCGATGCCGCCTGGTGCATTCATGCGGGTTCTCCGTCTGAGGCAAGGGGGGAGGCCGCGCGGCGCGAAGCGTGAAGGATTGCGTTGAACCTCCCGCTCGTGCAAGGGTCTGACAACGTCCAAACAATGAACCTCCGAATTTTCGCTGCAATGCTTGCCGTTGGTGTTCTTGCCGGCTGC
This window encodes:
- a CDS encoding MBL fold metallo-hydrolase, with the protein product MNLIDLNREGGIGANSLFLRLGDLRILVDCGMHPKHAGRAATPDLGKLRGVSLDLIIVTHCHLDHIGSLPLVMREHPDTPVILSTASRMLIERMLHNSASVMTRQKEELQLPDLPLFTHAEIDRLSKRFTPIPFGQAKRFRGNKDEIEVILHPAGHVVGAAGVEIHHKHRGIFITGDVLFEDQRTLSGAKFPAGRFDTLVMETTRGATERPLDKGRVRELGRLIDSINDTIQRGGSYLIPVFALGRMQEILSIVHDAR
- a CDS encoding ApaG domain, translating into MSASAPIPGLTAQLDKLIYHHGGICAPPDKRHAFIYYITIQNGSPHTITLLGRKWVLEYEDGRRAVIEGDKIVGETPRLVPGEAFSYNSYHLTNENAQVHGSFHGVDETGARIHVVLPPFAMAIPSR
- the purH gene encoding bifunctional phosphoribosylaminoimidazolecarboxamide formyltransferase/IMP cyclohydrolase — encoded protein: MEKLALLSVSDKQGLAEFATALVRKHGYRLLSTGGTAKLLGAQGLPVTEVGTHTGFPEIMEGRVKTLHPKIHGGLLCRRDKEDHLAQAKANGIALIDLVVVNLYPFEATVAKPDVEFEEAIENIDIGGPSMLRSAAKNQASVTVVCDPGDYTRVLEAMDSPTKLAALRRELALKVFQRTAAYDAAIARYLEAQAAEPDIHALSGLPARFSIGFDKAQALRYGENPHQKAALYGTFHDHFQQLQGRELSYNNILDITSATYLIGEFERPTVAILKHTNPCGVASAEVLIDAWNKAYATDRQAPFGGIIIVNRTLDGAVAKAISDIFTEVIIAPRFDDDALAILGKKKNLRLMVAKGGLGADALQEIRSVVGGILVQDRDRRMEKGADFKVVTSREPTPEEWDSMIFGWKVCKHVKSNAIVYARGEQTLGVGAGQMARVDSSRIAVWKAGEAGLDLKGSVVASEALFPFADGLIAAADAGATSAIQPGGSVRDEEVIKAANDRGMAMVFTGVRHFRH